CGGCGCCGCGACCGTTTGGATGGGGAGCGTCTGGACAAACTGAGACCAAATAAGGCCCCCGCTCTCATCAGAGTCGCTGGTGGTCGTGCTCTCCCCTACGAACTCCACCTCGCTCAGGCTCGACTCACTGTCTCCAAAGCAGTTCGTCGTGTAGTTGCTCTGCTCGTCCTCGCTCGTGTCCACCACGGTGGAGTGGAACAAGGACTCGCACTCCGCCGAGTACTCCGAGTCGCTGGCCACGTAGGCGTACGGGCTGACATAGGGCAGGGGGACTTGCGAGTAGACCCCTACGCCTTCCCGCCGGTTCCTCCTCGCCCTCCGTAGGGCCTCCTCGTAGGAAATCTCTGCCGAGGACTTCCACCGGCGGTAGTCGGCCCGCTTGTGTTTAGGCTTGGCCACCACAACCTCTCGGCCATGCCCGTGGGATCGGATGGCGGATCTGTGGAGGCCAGCCTGCCGACTCTGGAGGCCCGACTCTGGCTGCAAGCCGCTGCCTCTCTTCCCCCGCGAggagggttttttcagtttcttatttgTATCCAACTCATCAGGAAAGCGGCACTTCTTGCCGACCGGCTTGGTTTTCTCCCGCAAGGTCTGCGAACCGTTTTCCAGCCCGTTGGCAAGGTGGGGCCTGTGTTTCACCACGGAGCTTTTCAAAATCTTGACATTTCGGGTGCCTTTGTGAAGCTTCACGCTTTGCTGCTGGGCCGGTATGTACTGGGCGTTCACCAGCAACCCATCATCCAGGCTCTGGGAGGAGGAGCCCTCGCTTTTGAAATCCAGCGCGGGCCTCTCCTCGACAGCAGGCGATGAGGAGCGAGCCGGCTGCAGGCTGCtcttcagcaggatttttttggGAGGCTGGCTGACCCTGTTCTCCGGCTGCAGCACCACAGGCTTCCCTGGGCTCTCTTTGGGAGATGCGGCAAAAAGCTGGCCATTCTCCTTGGGGACGTCCCCTGCCGTGGCCGCTGCATTGCGGTTGAGCTCCGGAGGTGCCGGTTTGACGCCCCGTTGCAGGTGCTTGCTCTGAAGTTCGCTTGAAGCAGCGGCCGGGAAAGCCGCTGGCAAAGGTGCCTTCCTACTCTCCATCTGCTCACCAGCCGGCTCCCTCGGCCTCTGCTTTAATGGGGAGGGTGCTGTGTGGTCCAGAGCGGTGGTCCCACCAGAAGGCAAGGACGCTTGCTTGGAACTCTTCAGGT
This region of Accipiter gentilis chromosome 25, bAccGen1.1, whole genome shotgun sequence genomic DNA includes:
- the DACT1 gene encoding dapper homolog 1 isoform X2: MKASPAAAAAAAAAAVAGPAGGPREPDARWREKGEAEAERQRTRERLEATLAGLGELEYLRQRQELLVKSLLLRRPAGAVPGAQGGRGEPPGEGPSPRSLEEKFLEENILLLRRQLNCLRRRDAGLLNQLQELDKQISDLRLDVEKTTDEHLETDSRPSSGFYELSDGASGSLSNSSNSVFNLIGWMDYNKEGQHEDQTAGSVCRSLSTPHSNSLDVVADVHPKYQCDLVSKNGNDVYRYPSPLHAVAVQSPMFLLPVTENPQREEERLACDISDVCAGSETDSGKPANAFLPQGSWPAPCPSTSKRIDGYILSLVQKKTHAVRTNKPRTSLNADPTKGILRHGSMCVRQPAGVVAHGNVVNLKSSKQASLPSGGTTALDHTAPSPLKQRPREPAGEQMESRKAPLPAAFPAAASSELQSKHLQRGVKPAPPELNRNAAATAGDVPKENGQLFAASPKESPGKPVVLQPENRVSQPPKKILLKSSLQPARSSSPAVEERPALDFKSEGSSSQSLDDGLLVNAQYIPAQQQSVKLHKGTRNVKILKSSVVKHRPHLANGLENGSQTLREKTKPVGKKCRFPDELDTNKKLKKPSSRGKRGSGLQPESGLQSRQAGLHRSAIRSHGHGREVVVAKPKHKRADYRRWKSSAEISYEEALRRARRNRREGVGVYSQVPLPYVSPYAYVASDSEYSAECESLFHSTVVDTSEDEQSNYTTNCFGDSESSLSEVEFVGESTTTSDSDESGGLIWSQFVQTLPIQTVAAPELHENAAKAFVKIKASHNLKKKILRFRSGSLKLMTTV
- the DACT1 gene encoding dapper homolog 1 isoform X3, which encodes MKASPAAAAAAAAAAVAGPAGGPREPDARWREKGEAEAERQRTRERLEATLAGLGELEYLRQRQELLVKSLLLRRPAGAVPGAQGGRGEPPGEGPSPRSLEEKFLEENILLLRRQLNCLRRRDAGLLNQLQELDKQISDLRLDVEKTTDEHLETDSRPSSGFYELSDGASGSLSNSSNSVFSECLSSCHSSTCFCSPLEATLNISDGRPKSADVHPKYQCDLVSKNGNDVYRYPSPLHAVAVQSPMFLLPVTENPQREEERLACDISDVCAGSETDSGKPANAFLPQGSWPAPCPSTSKRIDGYILSLVQKKTHAVRTNKPRTSLNADPTKGILRHGSMCVRQPAGVVAHGNVVNLKSSKQASLPSGGTTALDHTAPSPLKQRPREPAGEQMESRKAPLPAAFPAAASSELQSKHLQRGVKPAPPELNRNAAATAGDVPKENGQLFAASPKESPGKPVVLQPENRVSQPPKKILLKSSLQPARSSSPAVEERPALDFKSEGSSSQSLDDGLLVNAQYIPAQQQSVKLHKGTRNVKILKSSVVKHRPHLANGLENGSQTLREKTKPVGKKCRFPDELDTNKKLKKPSSRGKRGSGLQPESGLQSRQAGLHRSAIRSHGHGREVVVAKPKHKRADYRRWKSSAEISYEEALRRARRNRREGVGVYSQVPLPYVSPYAYVASDSEYSAECESLFHSTVVDTSEDEQSNYTTNCFGDSESSLSEVEFVGESTTTSDSDESGGLIWSQFVQTLPIQTVAAPELHENAAKAFVKIKASHNLKKKILRFRSGSLKLMTTV